The window GAGCGGTTTTTTGTTAATCGCATTCCGATCGATGATAAAGGATGTATCAAACAACTTATGACTTTTCAAGAATACAATTTCACACCAGCGTTACAACGCGCCTTACGCAAAGAAGGGTTCGAGCAGCCCACACCCGTACAGCAGCAAGCCTTCCCCGCCGCCTTACAGCGGAGGGACATTCTCGGCACAGCCCAGACCGGCACCGGAAAGACAGTCGCCTTTCTGCTTCCCGCTCTTCATCTACTGCTCACGACTCAATCATCGAAGAGACCTCGCATGGTGGTTCTGGCGCCTACTCGGGAACTTGCGTCACAAATCGCCGACGAGGCCCGGCGTTTCGCACGTTTCACACCACTTCGCATCGCCACAATCGTTGGCGGCGCTTCGATCAAAGCACAGACCCAGTATTTACGGCGTGGAGTCGACCTGGTCGTGGCCACACCCGGGCGTCTGAAGGACCACATGCAGCGCGGCAACATACGCTTTACTGCGCTCGAGATTCTGGTCCTCGACGAAGCCGACCGCATGCTCGACATGGGCTTCCTGCCCGACATTGAATCCATCGTTCGAAGCATGCCGGACGAGCGGCAGACCATGCTCTTCTCGGCAACCATGCCGGCAGCGATCCAATCGCTGAGCTACCGTTTCCTAAAAAACCCGCTCCGCATCGAGATCGACACTGCACAACCTCCGCAAGCCATCCAACAGTGTCTTTACCCCGTACCCAAACATTTGAAAATCGGTCTGCTGCTCGAATTGCTGGACGACCCCGAAGTGAAAAGCACACTGATTTTCACCCGCACCAAGCAAGAAGCTGATATCCTCACCCGCAAGCTGCGAGAAGCCGGTTCGTCAGTCGTCGCTATGCACGGTGATTTTCAGCAGCGAAAACGCGCGCAAGCACTGCAGCGCTTCCGGACGCGGAAAGCCCGCATTCTGG of the Anaerolineales bacterium genome contains:
- a CDS encoding DEAD/DEAH box helicase — translated: MTFQEYNFTPALQRALRKEGFEQPTPVQQQAFPAALQRRDILGTAQTGTGKTVAFLLPALHLLLTTQSSKRPRMVVLAPTRELASQIADEARRFARFTPLRIATIVGGASIKAQTQYLRRGVDLVVATPGRLKDHMQRGNIRFTALEILVLDEADRMLDMGFLPDIESIVRSMPDERQTMLFSATMPAAIQSLSYRFLKNPLRIEIDTAQPPQAIQQCLYPVPKHLKIGLLLELLDDPEVKSTLIFTRTKQEADILTRKLREAGSSVVAMHGDFQQRKRAQALQRFRTRKARILVATNIAARGLDIEDISHVINYDVPDEAENYVHRIGRTARLQTDGVAWTLVTPEDEPLVAGIEYLLDKKLERRSVPGFDYDVPAPDWAKLSTKTLLANARRKQSSYEHWKALAR